In Streptomyces sp. NBC_00569, a single genomic region encodes these proteins:
- a CDS encoding MFS transporter, with amino-acid sequence MSTTVTTADTPELARENAVFRKVIRHIVPFLILCYVVSYLDRVNVGFAKLQMSEDLGFSEAAYGLGAGLFFIGYFLFEVPSNLMLQKVGARTWIARIMISWGVVSALFVFVNNEATFYVLRFLLGAAEAGFYPGVILYCTYWFPSARRARVIAMFMSAIPVAGIFGNPLSGWIMDVFEGTGGWNGWQWLFLIEALPAIAVGVMTLFYLDNSVRDAKWLSDDEKSVIERAIAKDTKHHTEHGKTWDAFRDPKVWLMCLIYFFFVMGQYALTFWMPTFVESTGIKGGFAIGALSAVPYLAALVAMNLFGRSADKRRERRWHLVIPSLMGAVGFSLAASWTGSTALSLVALSIAAAGVLTCAPLFWSLPTAFLSGTAAAAGLAVINSVGNLAGFVSPYMIGSLKDATDSTAIPMYVLALGLVIGAAAVLVTKKSVVNR; translated from the coding sequence ATGTCCACGACTGTGACAACGGCCGACACCCCCGAACTCGCTCGCGAGAACGCCGTGTTCCGCAAGGTCATCCGGCACATCGTCCCCTTCCTCATCCTCTGTTACGTCGTCTCCTACCTGGACCGGGTCAACGTCGGCTTCGCCAAGCTGCAGATGTCCGAGGACCTCGGCTTCAGCGAGGCGGCGTACGGCCTCGGCGCCGGACTGTTCTTCATCGGCTACTTCCTGTTCGAAGTCCCCTCGAACCTGATGCTGCAAAAGGTCGGTGCCCGCACCTGGATCGCCCGGATCATGATCAGCTGGGGCGTGGTCTCCGCGTTGTTCGTCTTCGTCAACAACGAGGCGACGTTCTACGTGCTCCGGTTCCTGCTCGGCGCCGCCGAGGCCGGGTTCTACCCGGGCGTGATCCTCTACTGCACGTACTGGTTCCCGTCCGCGCGGCGGGCCCGGGTGATCGCGATGTTCATGTCGGCCATCCCCGTGGCGGGCATCTTCGGCAACCCGCTCTCGGGCTGGATCATGGACGTCTTCGAGGGCACCGGCGGCTGGAACGGCTGGCAGTGGCTGTTCCTCATCGAGGCGCTGCCCGCCATCGCGGTCGGCGTGATGACGCTGTTCTACCTGGACAACAGTGTGCGCGACGCGAAGTGGCTGAGCGACGACGAGAAGAGCGTGATCGAGCGCGCAATCGCGAAGGACACCAAGCACCACACCGAGCACGGCAAGACGTGGGACGCGTTCCGCGACCCCAAGGTGTGGCTGATGTGCCTCATCTACTTCTTCTTCGTGATGGGCCAGTACGCGCTCACCTTCTGGATGCCCACCTTCGTCGAGTCCACCGGCATCAAGGGCGGTTTCGCGATCGGCGCGCTGAGCGCCGTGCCGTACCTGGCCGCGCTCGTCGCGATGAACCTCTTCGGCCGCTCCGCCGACAAGCGGCGCGAGCGCCGCTGGCACCTGGTGATCCCGAGCCTGATGGGCGCCGTCGGCTTCTCGCTGGCCGCGAGCTGGACCGGGTCGACCGCCCTCTCCCTGGTCGCGCTCTCGATCGCCGCCGCGGGCGTGCTGACCTGCGCCCCGCTGTTCTGGTCGCTGCCGACCGCCTTCCTCAGCGGGACCGCGGCCGCCGCCGGGCTCGCCGTCATCAACTCGGTGGGCAACCTGGCCGGCTTCGTCAGCCCGTACATGATCGGCTCGCTCAAGGACGCCACCGACTCGACGGCGATCCCGATGTACGTCCTGGCGCTGGGCCTGGTCATCGGCGCCGCGGCCGTCCTCGTCACCAAGAAGAGCGTCGTCAACCGCTGA
- a CDS encoding class II aldolase/adducin family protein, with protein MTQDRDTPDRGTGGIDTAADRARAEIVRVGTSLFARGYVHASAGNISAKLDDGHLITPTDAALGFLDAARLAQVDGDGEQIAGDRASKTLTLHRRIYAADPTARFVIHTHSTHLVALTLAGVWQQDDVLPPLTPYYVMKVGHVPLVPYHRPGDPRVADLVTERINSRAANGTPVRAVLLDRLGPVVWGPDAASALAVLEELEETARLWLTTGRRPEPLTDDAIAELRTAFGASW; from the coding sequence GTGACACAGGACCGCGACACGCCGGACCGCGGGACTGGCGGCATCGACACGGCCGCCGACCGCGCACGCGCCGAGATCGTCCGCGTCGGCACCAGCCTGTTCGCCCGCGGCTACGTCCACGCCAGCGCCGGCAACATCAGCGCGAAGCTCGACGACGGCCACCTGATCACGCCGACCGATGCGGCCCTCGGCTTCCTCGACGCCGCCCGGCTCGCCCAGGTCGACGGCGACGGCGAGCAGATCGCGGGCGACCGTGCCAGCAAGACGCTCACCCTGCACCGGCGCATCTACGCGGCCGACCCCACCGCCCGGTTCGTCATCCACACCCACTCCACGCACCTGGTCGCGCTGACGCTGGCCGGGGTGTGGCAGCAGGACGACGTGCTCCCTCCTCTCACCCCGTACTACGTGATGAAGGTGGGTCACGTCCCGCTGGTCCCCTACCACCGGCCCGGTGACCCGCGCGTCGCCGATCTGGTCACCGAACGGATCAACTCCCGTGCGGCGAACGGCACTCCTGTCCGGGCGGTGCTGCTCGACCGGCTCGGCCCCGTCGTCTGGGGCCCCGACGCCGCGTCCGCACTGGCCGTCCTCGAAGAGCTGGAGGAGACCGCACGCCTGTGGCTGACGACCGGCCGCCGGCCCGAGCCCCTGACCGACGACGCCATCGCCGAACTGAGGACCGCCTTCGGCGCCTCCTGGTAG
- the otnK gene encoding 3-oxo-tetronate kinase: MSVRLGCIADDFTGATDLANNLVRAGMRVVQLIDVPAGGTDPAADADAVVIALKSRTVPAAEAVEESLRALEWLRAAGAEQIYFKYCSTFDSTPAGNIGQVTEALMDALGTDFTVATPAFPDNGRTVFKGHLFVGDVLLAESGMRHHPLTPMTDSNLVSVLDAQTTRPIGLVDHKVVAQGADAVRARIAQLRSQGVGAAIVDAVSNDDLVRLGAAVKDLPLVTAGSGLAIGLPANWGFEPSSAAAQLPPAGGRQAIVAGSVSAATNGQVREFLSTGRPAFSVDPLRIAAGEDVAAQALAFADKHLADGPVLVYSTESPDAVRSVQGQLGAAEAGELVEQTLARVAQGLVRRGVRQLVVAGGETSGAVVQALGLTGLRIGGQIDPGVPWCAAPLPGGDTLHITLKSGNFGGPDFFTAAFAVLTGESE, from the coding sequence GTGAGCGTCCGCCTCGGGTGCATCGCCGACGACTTCACCGGCGCCACCGACCTGGCCAACAACCTGGTGCGCGCGGGCATGCGCGTGGTCCAGCTGATCGACGTACCGGCCGGGGGCACTGATCCCGCGGCCGACGCGGACGCGGTGGTCATCGCCCTCAAGTCGCGTACGGTCCCGGCGGCCGAGGCCGTCGAGGAGTCCCTTCGCGCCCTTGAGTGGCTGCGCGCCGCGGGCGCCGAGCAGATCTACTTCAAGTACTGCTCCACCTTCGACTCGACGCCGGCCGGCAACATCGGCCAGGTCACCGAGGCCCTGATGGACGCGCTCGGCACCGACTTCACCGTGGCGACGCCCGCGTTCCCCGACAACGGGCGCACCGTCTTCAAGGGGCACCTGTTCGTCGGCGACGTCCTGCTCGCCGAGTCCGGCATGCGCCACCACCCGCTCACGCCGATGACGGACTCCAATCTGGTGTCCGTGCTCGACGCGCAGACGACGCGGCCCATCGGCCTCGTCGACCACAAGGTGGTGGCACAAGGCGCTGACGCGGTCCGGGCCCGGATCGCGCAGCTGCGGTCGCAGGGGGTCGGCGCCGCGATCGTCGACGCCGTGTCCAATGACGATCTCGTACGGCTCGGTGCGGCGGTCAAGGACCTGCCGCTGGTGACCGCCGGTTCGGGCCTGGCGATCGGGCTGCCCGCGAACTGGGGTTTCGAACCGTCCTCGGCCGCCGCCCAGCTGCCGCCTGCCGGCGGCCGGCAGGCCATCGTCGCCGGTTCCGTGTCCGCCGCCACGAACGGCCAGGTACGGGAGTTCCTCAGCACCGGCCGCCCCGCGTTCAGCGTAGACCCCCTGCGGATCGCCGCCGGCGAGGACGTCGCCGCCCAGGCGCTCGCCTTCGCCGACAAGCACCTCGCCGACGGGCCCGTGCTCGTCTACTCGACCGAGTCGCCCGACGCGGTCCGCTCGGTGCAGGGGCAGCTCGGCGCCGCCGAGGCGGGTGAGCTGGTGGAGCAAACGCTCGCCCGCGTCGCCCAGGGGCTCGTCCGGCGCGGCGTACGGCAGCTCGTGGTCGCGGGCGGCGAGACCTCCGGCGCCGTCGTACAGGCGCTCGGCCTCACGGGCCTGCGCATCGGTGGGCAGATCGACCCGGGTGTGCCGTGGTGCGCGGCACCGCTGCCCGGCGGCGACACCCTCCACATCACGCTCAAGTCGGGCAACTTCGGTGGCCCGGACTTCTTCACCGCAGCCTTCGCCGTCCTGACCGGGGAGTCCGAGTGA
- the ltnD gene encoding L-threonate dehydrogenase produces the protein MRGVSGSGRLQEQHTAERPPQCRPGTEAGAGRDRGGAADVTGITLCFATSAGHHMTRSLLVTGAAHRHVRVDESTMTRADMNDQQRPTRARVGVVGLGAMGLGMARSLRNAGYDVGVHDLRPEVAAGFARDGGTAFASPAELAAEVDVLIGVVVNAAQVESVLFGDGRAAERLRPGSVYVMCSTVDPDWSAGLEGRLDELGVLYLDAPISGGAVRAAAGELTMMTSGRAAAYAVADPVLEAMSATVYRLGDHAGLGSKVKIVNQLLAGVHIAAAAEAMALGIKAGVPAEALYEVITHSAGNSWMFENRMAHVLAGDYTPLSAVDIFVKDLGLVLDSARPQKFPLPLSATAHQMFLQASASGLGGEDDSAVIKIFPGIDLPQPVNQPQPTDQPKKED, from the coding sequence GCAGGGACAGGGGCGGCGCCGCGGATGTGACGGGCATCACTTTGTGCTTCGCGACATCCGCAGGTCATCATATGACCCGATCGCTGCTCGTGACTGGAGCAGCACATCGACACGTACGAGTCGACGAGTCAACGATGACGAGGGCGGACATGAACGACCAGCAGCGGCCGACGCGGGCGCGTGTGGGCGTGGTGGGGCTCGGGGCCATGGGCCTCGGCATGGCCCGCAGCCTGCGCAACGCCGGATACGACGTGGGGGTCCACGACCTGCGGCCGGAGGTGGCCGCCGGGTTCGCCCGTGACGGCGGGACGGCGTTCGCCTCCCCCGCCGAGCTGGCGGCGGAGGTGGACGTCCTGATCGGCGTCGTGGTCAACGCGGCGCAGGTCGAGTCGGTCCTCTTCGGCGACGGCCGAGCGGCGGAGCGGCTGCGCCCCGGTTCCGTCTACGTGATGTGCTCCACGGTCGACCCGGACTGGTCCGCCGGGCTGGAGGGCCGTCTGGACGAGTTGGGCGTGCTCTACCTGGACGCGCCCATCTCCGGCGGCGCCGTTCGCGCGGCCGCCGGTGAGCTGACGATGATGACGTCGGGCCGCGCCGCGGCGTACGCCGTCGCCGACCCGGTACTCGAGGCCATGAGCGCCACCGTGTACCGTCTCGGCGACCACGCCGGGCTGGGCTCGAAGGTCAAGATCGTGAATCAGCTGCTCGCCGGCGTGCACATCGCCGCTGCGGCCGAGGCGATGGCTCTGGGGATCAAGGCCGGCGTTCCGGCCGAGGCGCTCTACGAGGTCATCACGCACAGCGCCGGCAACTCATGGATGTTCGAGAACCGTATGGCCCATGTGCTGGCGGGCGACTACACGCCACTGTCCGCCGTCGACATCTTCGTCAAGGACCTGGGACTCGTACTGGATTCGGCCCGGCCGCAGAAGTTCCCTCTGCCGCTGTCCGCCACCGCCCACCAGATGTTTCTGCAGGCGTCCGCCTCCGGACTCGGCGGTGAGGACGACAGTGCGGTCATCAAGATCTTCCCCGGCATCGACCTGCCGCAGCCCGTGAACCAGCCCCAGCCGACCGACCAGCCCAAGAAGGAGGACTGA